From a region of the Alosa sapidissima isolate fAloSap1 chromosome 9, fAloSap1.pri, whole genome shotgun sequence genome:
- the LOC121719192 gene encoding histone H3: MARTKQTARKSTGGKAPRKQLATKAARKSAPATGGVKKPHRYRPGTVALREIRRYQKSTELLIRKLPFQRLVREIAQDFKTDLRFQSSAVMALQEASEAYLVGLFEDTNLCAIHAKRVTIMPKDIQLARRIRGERA; this comes from the coding sequence ATGGCAAGAACCAAGCAGACAGCCCGTAAATCTACCGGGGGTAAGGCTCCGAGGAAGCAGCTCGCCACCAAGGCTGCGCGTAAAAGCGCACCAGCAACCGGTGGCGTGAAAAAGCCTCACCGTTACAGGCCTGGTACAGTGGCTCTGAGAGAAATCCGCCGTTACCAGAAGTCTACTGAGCTGCTGATCCGCAAGCTGCCCTTCCAGCGTCTGGTCAGGGAAATTGCTCAGGACTTCAAGACTGATCTGCGTTTCCAGAGCTCTGCTGTCATGGCTCTTCAGGAGGCTAGCGAGGCTTACCTCGTCGGCCTGTTCGAGGACACTAACCTGTGCGCGATCCACGCCAAGAGGGTCACAATCATGCCCAAAGACATCCAGCTGGCTCGTCGTATCCGTGGGGAGCGTGCTTAA
- the LOC121719214 gene encoding histone H4 — MSGRGKGGKGLGKGGAKRHRKVLRDNIQGITKPAIRRLARRGGVKRISGLIYEETRGVLKVFLENVIRDAVTYTEHAKRKTVTAMDVVYALKRQGRTLYGFGG; from the coding sequence ATGTCCGGCAGAGGCAAAGGAGGCAAAGGTCTTGGAAAAGGAGGCGCAAAGCGTCACCGCAAAGTTCTTCGTGATAACATCCAGGGGATCACCAAGCCTGCAATCAGGCGTCTGGCTCGCCGTGGTGGTGTGAAGCGTATCTCTGGTCTCATCTACGAAGAGACCCGTGGTGTACTAAAGGTGTTCCTGGAGAACGTGATTCGTGATGCCGTCACCTACACCGAGCACGCCAAGAGAAAGACTGTGACCGCCATGGACGTCGTCTATGCTCTGAAACGCCAGGGTCGTACTCTGTACGGTTTTGGTGGATAA
- the LOC121719212 gene encoding histone H2B-like, with protein MPDPAKPAPKKGSKKAVTKTAGKGGKKRRKSRKESYAIYVYKVLKQVHPDTGISSKAMGIMNSFVNDIFERIAGESSRLAHYNKRSTISSREIQTAVRLLLPGELAKHAVSEGTKAVTKYTSSK; from the coding sequence ATGCCCGATCCAGCTAAGCCTGCACCGAAGAAGGGTTCCAAGAAAGCCGTGACCAAGACGGCCGGTAAAGGAGGAAAGAAACGCAGAAAGTCCAGGAAGGAGAGCTATGCTATCTATGTGTACAAGGTCCTGAAGCAGGTCCACCCAGACACTGGTATCTCTTCCAAGGCGATGGGTATCATGAACTCTTTCGTGAACGACATCTTCGAGCGCATCGCTGGAGAGTCCTCCCGCTTGGCCCACTATAACAAGCGTTCCACCATCTCTTCCAGGGAGATCCAGACGGCAGTGCGTCTGCTTCTACCCGGAGAGTTGGCCAAGCACGCCGTGTCTGAGGGAACAAAGGCCGTCACCAAGTATACCAGCTCCAAGTAA